A single genomic interval of Sceloporus undulatus isolate JIND9_A2432 ecotype Alabama chromosome 2, SceUnd_v1.1, whole genome shotgun sequence harbors:
- the LOC121922187 gene encoding 40S ribosomal protein S23: MGKCRGLRTARKLRNHRREQKWHDKQYKKAHLGTALKANPFGGASHAKGIVLEKVGVEAKQPNSAIRKCVRVQLIKNGKKITAFVPNDGCLNFIEENDEVLVAGFGRKGHAVGDIPGVRFKVVKVANVSLLALYKGKKERPRS, translated from the exons ATGG GCAAGTGTCGTGGGCTTCGTACAGCTAGAAAACTACGTAATCACCGCCGGGAACAGAAATGGCATGACAAACAGTACAAGAAGGCCCATTTGGGTACTGCTCTGAAGGCCAATCCTTTTGGGGGAGCTTCCCATGCCAAAGGCATTGTCCTGGAAAAAGT CGGAGTAGAAGCTAAGCAGCCAAATTCTGCCATCAGGAAGTGTGTCCGAGTCCAGCTCATCAAGAATGGCAAGAAGATAACAGCCTTTGTTCCTAACGATGGTTGTTTGAACTTCATTGAG gAGAATGATGAAGTCCTAGTTGCTGGATTTGGTCGGAAGGGTCATGCTGTTGGTGACATTCCAGGAGTTCGCTTCAAAGTTGTTAAAGTAGCCAATGTTTCTCTGTTAGCGTTGtacaagggaaaaaaagagagacccCGATCATAA